In Janthinobacterium sp. B9-8, the genomic stretch GAGCGTATGCACGATGGTGAGTTGCCATTGGAAGGTTTTGTAGAGGCCTTAGAAGCCAGCCCACCGCAGCGTGTAGAAGGCACGGCTATATTTATGACGGCCAGCACCGATTCAGTACCGCATGCTTTGCTGCATAACTTAAAGCACAATAAAGTGCTGCACGAGCGTGTTGTCTTTATGACCGTGCTGACCACGGATATTCCCTATGTGGCCGCACGTGAGCGAGTGGTAGTGCGTAAATTAGGCGAGAGTTTCTGCCAGATTATTGCCACTTACGGCTTTAAAGAAGAGCCTAGCGTGCCTGCTATTTTGACTCAGGTAGAGCAATTACAGCCCGAGTTAGAGTTTGATAGCATGCAAACGTCTTACTTCTTATCGAGGGAAACGATCGTCGAGGCTAAGTATCCGGCGATGAGCTGGTGGCGCAGAAATCTGTTTAGCATCATGAGCCGTAATGCGGCCCGAGCGACGAACTTCTTTAAGATTCCACCTAATCGTGTGGTTGAGATGGGGATGCAGGTCGAGATGTAAGCTCGAGTGGCAGGCGTTGCCACTGCTTTGTAAAGTTTGTTAATAATAAAAAAGCGCGGCCCAATGGGTCGCGCTTTTTTTGTTTTCATCTAAACCAGCCGTGGTTTAGATTTCAACTTGCCTTGGCACGGCTGGGTTGCTGAAGCGGCCACCTGCCAATAGCTTTTTATACATATCGGGGTCTTTCCATTCGGCTTGGCATTGCTCTGAAAACACCACATCTTCTAAGCGAATAATGCCCATGCGCTCGTTTACCGCGTCAGCACGGAAAGCTTGCGCGTAGCCGGTATCAGTTTCGTGGGCGATGATTGAGTGGAGCGTGACATCGGCTTCGCCATTGGCCATCACCGTTTGCTGGAGCAGCGCATCGATAATTACAAAAAACATGCGGGCAAATTGCTCGGCTGAAGGCGACACTGGCATGGCAATCCAGCGGGTAGAGAATTGCTTGCATAAGCGGATATATTCCGCGTCGTCCTTATCCCAAAAGCAGACGGCATGATCGAAGGCATCGACCACATCACGAATGGTGCCTTTCATAAGGCCAAAGTCGTACACCATCTGGCCATGATCAAGGGCATTGGCTTCCAAGAGTACTTCAACCCGATAGCTATGGCCGTGAATCGAGCTACGGCAGCGCTCGCTAGAGCAGTTGCGGACGATGTGTGCGTTTTCAAATTTAAATAGTTTACGAATGAGCATAATGAATGGCAGGTCAAAGAGTCAGTTCGGTTTCTATCAGATGCAGCGCAGATCAGCAAGGGATTGATCACAATCTCTTTTTGGATAGATCCACTTCATGGTTTACGGCAAGCCGATTTGGCCATTTAAGTTTGTTGCGTGTAAGTATTTTAATGGTTACTCATGTATCAATATTGCAAAGCCATGCTCGAAAGCGCTGAGAAAGTTTCTTAATGGCTAGTTATAAGGTTAACCCTGTATGGGCTAGCTTTTGTATCAAAAATGTCTATTTTTTTATGATAATTACTACAATTATATTTTTTAATAACTACGATTTTTGAAATATATGTTGCTTTGCGATGCTGTGTTTTTTTGTATTTTTTTATAAAATTCATGTGGTTATGTTTTTTTTGTTGCACCACATCAATTGTTTGCTGAGGAAGGATGTAGTTTTTTTGTATGGTGAGTGTATTTTTCGTCGGGTTTACGATGGGCGAGCATATTGGGCTATTGACATGGGAAATGCCGTAGTGACTAATCTCACTAACGTATCTTAAAGTCATTTACGAAGTGGTTTGTAACTGACTTTCTTACGTTTTGATTACAAAAATAATAAATTCGTATTTGCTGCGTTAATACCACTTCATGCGTGCAGATAACGCCAATTCACAAGATGGATGGAGAGTTAAAACTATGTCTCAATTTAGTCGCTTTATGTTGGCAGCGATTCCGGCTGCCTTTGTTGCTGCCCAAGCTTTTTCTGCTCCGGCATGGAATGCTGCTAGTTCCTATACCAGCGGGCAGACCGTAAGCTATGCAGGAAAAGACTGGAAGGCCAAGTGGTGGACACAGGGTAATGTGCCCGGTGCCGAGCAGTGGGGCCCGTGGGAGCTGGTTGCAGGGGGAACACCTACCCCTGCTCCGACGCCAGTTCCTACTCCGGTACCAACACCAGCTCCGACTCCTGTGCCGACACCAATCCCTACTCCGGTACCGACCCCCGTTCCTACGCCAACACCTGCTCCGGCAGGCTGCTTTTTAGCATGGTCTGCCAGCACCGCTTATTCGGGAGGCCAAAGCGTGACCTATGCAGGTCGCAACTATAAAGCGCAGTGGTGGACTCAGGGTGATGTGCCGTCTAGCAATGTGGGCGCAGGTAAGCCTTGGCTAGATTTGGGTGCTTGCGGCTCTACACCGACTCCTACACCAGTTCCAACGCCGGTACCAACACCAGTACCGACACCGGTACCGACACCGGTACCGACACCAGTACCGACACCGGTTCCAACACCGGTTCCAACTCCGGTTCCAACACCGGTTCCAACACCGGTTCCAACACCGGTTCCAACACCGGTTCCGACACCGGTTCCGACACCAGTACCAACGCCTGCACCTAGCGTTGCGTGTCAGCCTGAGGGCTTGGTTACAGAAGTCGCGAATGTTCCGTATTGCGATGTGTACGACGTTAATGGCCGCGAAAAACTGCCTAATGATATGAAGCGCCGCAGCATCGGTTACTTCACTAGCTGGCGTAGTGCTGGCCCGAATGCTTATCTCGCTGCGGATATTCCTTGGAATGACGTTACTCACGTGAATTATGCCTTCGCTCACGTTGATGCCAATTGGAAAGTGTCGGTAGGTGATACAGCTAATCCAGCCAACTCTGCTACAGGCCTGACTTTTGCTGATAAAAACGGTAATCCTAAGTACGCGCTAGATCCAAATCTGCCGTACAAAGGCCACTTTAATATGCTGCAAAAGAATAAAAAAGCGGGTGTGAAGCTTTTGATGTCTGTTGGTGGCTGGGCAGAAACGGGTGGTTTCTTTAATGAAGCAGATGGCCGTACGGTAAGCGGTGGTTTCTACGCGCTGACCACAGATCCTGCAACAGGCGCGGTTCGTCAGGATCGAATCGATATTTTTGCTAAGTCGGCGGCTGAGTTCGTGACTAAGTATGGCTTTGACGGTATCGATATCGATTATGAATATCCAACCTCAATGAGCGATGCGGGTAATCCGGAAGACTGGAAAATTGGCAATGCAAAACGGGGCGACTTGTGGAAAGGCTATATGGCCTTAACCAAAACACTACGTGCCGAGTTGGATAAGGCTGCAGCGGCCAGCGGCAAGTATTATATGTTGACCATTGCATCGCCATCATCCGGTTACTTATTGCGCGGTATGGAAGCGATGCAGGCGGTTAAGTATCTTGATTACGTCAATATGATGACGTATGACTTGCATGGCGCGTGGAATCACTTCGTTGGCCATAATGCACCGCTCTACGATACTGGCAAAGACAATGAAATTGCTGATGCCAAGATTTACTCGGGTGGCGACGCGCATTATTACAATTCGCAAGGCTATTTGAATATTGACTGGGCTTATAAATACTTCCGCACAGCGCTTGCAGGTGGCCGTATTAATATCGGCTTGCCGTACTACACTCGTGGTTCACAAAATGTAGCGGGCGGCACTAATGGTCTGTGGGGTGTTTCTGCTCTAGCCGATCAGAAAAAATGCTATCTCGGTACCGGTGGTAATCTAGGCCCAGATGCATTGAGTGCAAAAGCGGGTGCACCTTGCGGTTTGGGTGCTCAGGGTATTGATAATCTGTGGTTCGATAAAGACGCTGCTGGTAATGAAATGTTTGCCGGTGTAAATCCACTGTGGCACGTTAATAATCTACGTGATGGCCTGAGCGCACCTTACTTTACTCAGTATGGTCACGACCAAAGCCGCCCAGAAGCCAAAGTACGTGGCACATATCAAGAGCATTACGATGATGTGGCTAAATCCTCTTGGTTATGGAATCCAACCACCAAAGTGTTCTTGTCAACTGAAAACGAGCAGTCTTTTGCTGCAAAAGTTCAGTACGCAATTGATCAAGGCGCTGGCGGTATCATGTTCTGGGAAATGGCAGGGGACTACAGCAAGCCATCAGAAAATGGCCTGGGTTATTACTCAATGGGTAGCACGCTGACCAAGCTGGCTGCGGCCAAGCTGCGCTCAGCGGCCCCATACGGCACAAAAGCCGGCGACGAGAAGTTTGTTCGCCCAGCAGATTTGCTCGATGTATCAGTAGATATGGTTGGGTATAAGCCTAAGGGTGATGATAACTACCCACTCGCTATTGGCTTGAAGTTGAAAAACAACTCAACTGTAAATTTAAGCGGAGCTAAAGTTTCATTTAACGTCGCTCCTTCTACGCCGCTGATTCCTTCTGAAGTTCAATACCTCAAGCCAAGTGATCCACCAGCAGGTAATGGCGTAGAGAATTTAGTGGATATATATAGTGGTGGTACATGGACAGCCACAACAGCCGGTACAAAAACAGGCAATGTGGGCGGTCTGCCAGATGGCTTCCATCGCTTAACTTATGCGATGAAAGAGTCAGGCTGGGGCGTTGCAGACTTTAGTGCGGGAAAAACCATCACCATCGGCATGCGTGTATTTATGCCGCTGACTGTACCTAGCGATATCACCATCACCCTGCCAAATGGCAAAGTGTATGGAATCAAGCGTTAAATCAGTAGTGATTTAAATGCTTGAAGTAATAAAAACGCCGCGAGCTACTCGCGGCGTTTTTATTTTGGAAATTAGACGTTTCTTATTGTTGTAGCTTCTTATGTAAATCAACTGCTTAGCCTATTACTACGCTTTTATTGCACGGTAGTGGTTGACCAAGTACGGCGAGACCCGTATATTTCGGCCTCTCGCTGCAGCACACACAGCAACACAGTGTTCGAGCAGTGGCGAAACGATCTTTAAAAAAATACAGTCGATGAGTGTGAGTGCTTGATTTGGAAGCGAAACAAGTGCTTGCATTAGTAAGGAGTAACCAGCGATGGTTGCTCTGAATAAAGTAAGCCAGTAAGTACTAGCATAGTGATTAAACTAAAGAGTTTGATCCTGGCTCAGATTGAACGCTGGCGGCATGCTTTACACATGCAAGTCGAACGGTAACAGGGTGCTTGCACCGCTGACGAGTGGCGAACGGGTGAGTAATATATCGGAACGTACCTAGTAATGGGGGATAACTATCCGAAAGGATAGCTAATACCGCATACGCCCTGAGGGGGAAAGAGGGGGATCGCAAGACCTCTCGTTATTAGAGCGGCCGATATCAGATTAGCTAGTTGGTGAGGTAAAGGCTCACCAAGGCAACGATCTGTAGCGGGTCTTAGAGGACGATCCGCCACACTGGAACTGAGACACGGTCCAGACTCCTACGGGAGGCAGCAGTGGGGAATCTTGGACAATGGGCGCAAGCCTGATCCAGCAATGCCGCGTGCGTGAAGAAGGCCTTCGGGTTGTAAAGCGCTTTTGTTCGGGAGGAAATCCTAGTGGCTAATATCCATTGGGGATGACAGTACCGGAAGAATAAGGACCGGCTAACTACGTGCCAGCAGCCGCGGTAATACGTAGGGTCCAAGCGTTAATCGGAATTACTGGGCGTAAAGGGTGCGCAGGTGGTTGATTAAGTGTGATGTGAAAGCCCCGGGCTCAACCTGGGAATTGCATTGCAAACTGTTCAACTAGAGTATGGCAGAGGGGGGTGGAATTCCGCGTGTAGCAGTGAAATGCGTAGAGATGCGGAGGAACACCGATGGCGAAGGCAACCCCCTGGGCTAATACTGACACTCATGCACGAAAGCGTGGGGAGCAAACAGGATTAGATACCCTGGTAGTCCACGCCCTAAACGATGTCTACTAGTTGTTGGGGAATTCGTTCCTTAGTAACGCAGCTAACGCGTGAAGTAGACCGCCTGGGGAGTACGGCCGCAAGGCTAAAACTCAAAGGAATTGACGGGGGCCCGCACAAGCGGTGGATGATGTGGATTAATTCGATGCAACGCGAAAAACCTTACCTAGCCTTGACATGTCAAGAATCCTTTAGAGATAGAGGAGTGCCGCAAGGAACTTGAACACAGGTGCTGCATGGCTGTCGTCAGCTCGTGTCGTGAGATGTTGGGTTAAGTCCCGCAACGAGCGCAACCCTTGTCCTTAGTTGCTACCATTTAGTTGGGCACTTTAAGGAGACTGCCGGTGACAAACCGGAGGAAGGTGGGGATGACGTCAAGTCCTCATGGCCCTTATGGCTAGGGCTTCACACGTCATACAATGGTCGGTACAGAGGGTTGCCAAGCCGCGAGGTGGAGCTAATCTCATAAAACCGATCGTAGTCCGGATTGGAGTCTGCAACTCGACTCCATGAAGTCGGAATCGCTAGTAATCGCGGATCAGCATGTCGCGGTGAATACGTTCCCGGGCCTTGTACACACCGCCCGTCACACCATGGGAATGGGTTTCACCAGAAGTAGGTAGGCTAACCGTAAGGAGGCCGCTTACCACGGTGGGATTCATGACTGGGGTGAAGTCGTAACAAGGTAGCCGTAGGGGAACCTGCGGCTGGATCACCTCCTTTCAAGAGAAAAGTCTTTTGGATTGAGTACTCACACTCATCGACTGTAGGTTTAAGGATTGTTGAATAGGATTCGGAATTAATAGGGCTTATCAAAGTCACATTAATTCTGATTTCTAAAATCAGCAAGACAGTAAATTGATCTTTAAAAAAATAGAAGAAGTAATACTCAAATTTAGAAATAAATAAGGGTAGATTGTATCAAAATCGATTATTCGAAGTCAGAACTGAATGATCGATGTCGCAAACAAAGCGAAATCAGATACTTTAAGGATGTGAATCGCTTTGCTCGTCTTCATTGACGAATAGAGTGCAACACGTGTTTGAGGTTATAGGATCAAGCGACTAAGTGCATCTGGTGGATGCCTTGGCGATGATAGGCGAAGAAGGACGCGTTAGCCTGCGAAAAGCTACGGGGAGCTGGCAAATAAGCATTGATCCGTAGATATCCGAATGGGGAAACCCGGCCCTTTTGGGTCACTCACTGCTGAATACATAGGCAGTGTAGAGCGAACTCGGCGAACTGAAACATCTAAGTAGCCGAAGGAAAAGAAATCAACCGAGATTCCCAAAGTAGTGGCGAGCGAAATGGGAAGAGCCTGCATGTGATAAATCAAACTTTAGTGGAACAGTCTGGAAAGTCTGGCGACAGTGGGTGATAGCCCCGTACACGAAAAAGATTGGTTGGTACTAAGCATGCGACAAGTAGGGCGGGACACGAGAAATCCTGTTTGAAGATGGGGGGACCATCCTCCAAGGCTAAATACTCATCATCGACCGATAGTGAACCAGTACCGTGAGGGAAAGGCGAAAAGAACCCCGGGAGGGGAGTGAAATAGAACCTGAAACCGGATGCATACAAACAGTGGGAGCCCTTGAAAAATGGGGTGACTGCGTACCTTTTGTATAATGGGTCAGCGACTTACGTTCAGTAGCAAGCTTAACCGAGTAGGGGAGGCGTAGGGAAACCGAGTCCGAATAGGGCGCATAGTTGCTGGGCGTAGACCCGAAACCAAGTGATCTATCCATGGCCAGGATGAAGGTGCGGTAACACGCACTGGAGGTCCGAACCCACTAATGTTGCAAAATTAGGGGATGAGCTGTGGATAGGGGTGAAAGGCTAAACAAACTTGGAAATAGCTGGTTCTCCTCGAAAACTATTTAGGTAGTGCCTCATGTATCACTGACGGGGGTAAAGCACTGTTATGGCTAGGGGGTCATCGCGACTTACCAAACCATGGCAAACTCTGAATACCGTCAAGTGCGAGCATGGGAGACAGACTGTGGGTGCTAACGTCCATGGTCAAGAGGGAAACAACCCAGATCGCCGTCTAAGGTCCCAAATAATCAGTTAAGTGGAAAACGAGGTGGGAAGGCATAGACAGCCAGGATGTTGGCTTAGAAGCAGCCATCATTTAAAGAAAGCGTAATAGCTCACTGGTCGAGTCGTCCTGCGCGGAAGATGTAACGGGGCTCAAACTGATAACCGAAGACGCGAATATGCACGATGTGCATATGGTAGAGGAGCGTTCCGTAGGCCTGCGAAGGTGTCTTGAGAAGGATGCTGGAGGTATCGGAAGTGCGAATGCTGACATGAGTAGCGATAATGCGGGTGAAAAGCCCGCACACCGAAAACCCAAGGTTTCCTGCGCAACGTTCATCGGCGCAGGGTGAGTCGGCCCCTAAGGCGAGGCAGAAATGCGTAGTCGATGGACAACGGGTTAATATTCCCGTACCGATGTAAAGTGCGATGGGGGACGGAGAAAGGTAGGTCAGCCATCTGTTGGAATAGGTGGTTTAAGCGAGTAGGCGTGTGGCTTAGGCAAATCCGGGCTGCTTTAACGCTGAGACGTGACGACGAAGTCTTCGGACTGAAGTGATTGATCCTATGCTTCCAAGAAAAGCCTCTAAGCTTCAGCTTTATATTGACCGTACCGCAAACCGACACAGGTGGGTAGGAAGAGAATTCTAAGGTGCTTGAGAGAACTCAGGAGAAGGAACTCGGCAAATTATCACCGTAACTTCGGGAGAAGGTGAGCCCAGAGTATGTGAAGGCCCTTGCGGCTGGAGCAGAAATGGGTCGCAGAGAAATGGGGGCTGCGACTGTTTATCAAAAACACAGCACTCTGCAAAGTCGAAAGACGACGTATAGGGTGTGACGCCTGCCCGGTGCTGGAAGATTAAATGATGGGGTGCAAGCTCTTGACTGAAGTCCCAGTAAACGGCGGCCGTAACTATAACGGTCCTAAGGTAGCGAAATTCCTTGTCGGGTAAGTTCCGACCCGCACGAATGGCGTAACGATGGCCCTACTGTCTCCTCCTGAGACTCAGCGAAGTTGAAATGTTTGTGAAGATGCAATCTCCCCGCTGCTAGACGGAAAGACCCCGTGAACCTTTACTGTAGCTTTGCATTGGACTTTGAAGTGGTTTGTGTAGGATAGGTGGGAGACATTGAAGCATGGACGCTAGTCTGTGTGGAGTCGTCCTTGAAATACCACCCTGACCCCTTTGAGGTTCTAACCTTGGTCCGTTATCCGGATCGGGGACCGTGCATGGTAGGCAGTTTGACTGGGGCGGTCTCCTCCCAAATTGTAACGGAGGAGCTCGAAGGTCGCCTAGGTACGGTCGGACATCGTACTGATAGTGTAATGGCATAAGGCGGCTTAACTGCGAGACAGACAAGTCGAGCAGGTGCGAAAGCAGGACATAGTGATCCGGTGGTTCTGAATGGAAGGGCCATCGCTCAACGGATAAAAGGTACTCCGGGGATAACAGGCTGATTCCGCCCAAGAGTTCACATCGACGGCGGAGTTTGGCACCTCGATGTCGGCTCATCACATCCTGGGGCTGTAGCCGGTCCCAAGGGTATGGCTGTTCGCCATTTAAAGTGGTACGTGAGCTGGGTTCAAAACGTCGTGAGACAGTTTGGTCCCTATCTGCAGTGGGCGTTGGAAATTTGAGGGGGGCTGCTCCTAGTACGAGAGGACCGGAGTGGACAGATCTCTGGTGTACCGGTTGTCACGCCAGTGGCATCGCCGGGTAGCTAAATCTGGAAGAGATAAGCGCTGAAAGCATCTAAGCGCGAAACTCGCCTCAAGATGAGATTTCCCCAAGGCTTTAAGCCTTTTAAAGGGTCGTTCGAGACCAGGACGTTGATAGGTCGGGTGTGGAAGCGCAGTAATGTGTTAAGCTAACCGATACTAATTGCCCGTAAGGCTTGATCCTATAACCTGAGACGCGTGTGCGCGACGGTATAATCTACCCAGATTAAGAGTTAAGTTTGAGTATTGAATTACTTCTTCTATTGAACTGAATGCGTTGTGGAGCAATAAGCACAACGTGTTAACCCGTTAAAGTCTGGCGACCATAGCGAGGTGGTCCCACTCCTTCCCATCCCGAACAGGACAGTGAAACACCTTAGCGCCGATGATAGTGCAGATTACCTGTGTGAAAGTAGGTCATTGCCAGACACCTTATGCAGTAAACAGAACCCCCGTACTCGAAAGAGGCGGGGGTTTTGCTTTGCGCGAAAGAAGGGCAGGGAGCTGGCGTTTTTAGTGTGGAAGTCTGTGTGTTTTTACCCTTTTCTATCTTCGTTTTGGCGTGATCGTGATTTAATCATGAGGTAGGGAAGGAAAGAGGCATTTATGCTGTTGGATGAAGAGGGGGATTGGGTCATTTGGGCCCTGAAATACAATGAGTGCGTTAGTGGATTCTTATTTATTAAGTGACGTTCTTTGGATAAATGACCCCAAAGCTCATTGTTTCTCAAAAAATAGCACAATTAAGCGGTGCAAAGTGATTGAGTTTTATCTGGTTTTGAGTTGAATGTGACCCAAGAGTAGAAAGTGAATCATTATAAAATCAGTGGGTTATCATTTTGTTTTGTTTTGTTGCTGTAAAGGTATTGACTCGGCAGAGTGTCACCGGTATATTTCGGCCTCTCGCTGCAGCACACACAGCAACACAGTGTTCGAGCAGTGGCGAAACGATCTTTAAAAAAATACAGTCGATGAGTGTGAGTGCTTGATTTGGAAGCGAAACAAGTGCTTGCATTAGTAAGGAGTAACCAGCGATGGTTGCTCTGAATAAAGTAAGCCAGTAAGTACTAGCATAGTGATTAAACTAAAGAGTTTGATCCTGGCTCAGATTGAACGCTGGCGGCATGCTTTACACATGCAAGTCGAACGGTAACAGGGTGCTTGCACCGCTGACGAGTGGCGAACGGGTGAGTAATATATCGGAACGTACCTAGTAATGGGGGATAACTATCCGAAAGGATAGCTAATACCGCATACGCCCTGAGGGGAAAGAGGGGGATCGCAAGACCTCTCGTTATTAGAGCGGCCGATATCAGATTAGCTAGTTGGTGAGGTAAAGGCTCACCAAGGCAACGATCTGTAGCGGGTCTTAGAGGACGATCCGCCACACTGGAACTGAGACACGGTCCAGACTCCTACGGGAGGCAGCAGTGGGGAATCTTGGACAATGGGCGCAAGCCTGATCCAGCAATGCCGCGTGCGTGAAGAAGGCCTTCGGGTTGTAAAGCGCTTTTGTTCGGGAGGAAATCCTAGTGGCTAATATCCATTGGGGATGACAGTACCGGAAGAATAAGGACCGGCTAACTACGTGCCAGCAGCCGCGGTAATACGTAGGGTCCAAGCGTTAATCGGAATTACTGGGCGTAAAGGGTGCGCAGGTGGTTGATTAAGTGTGATGTGAAAGCCCCGGGCTCAACCTGGGAATTGCATTGCAAACTGTTCAACTAGAGTATGGCAGAGGGGGGTGGAATTCCGCGTGTAGCAGTGAAATGCGTAGAGATGCGGAGGAACACCGATGGCGAAGGCAACCCCCTGGGCTAATACTGACACTCATGCACGAAAGCGTGGGGAGCAAACAGGATTAGATACCCTGGTAGTCCACGCCCTAAACGATGTCTACTAGTTGTTGGGGAATTCGTTCCTTAGTAACGCAGCTAACGCGTGAAGTAGACCGCCTGGGGAGTACGGCCGCAAGGCTAAAACTCAAAGGAATTGACGGGGGCCCGCACAAGCGGTGGATGATGTGGATTAATTCGATGCAACGCGAAAAACCTTACCTAGCCTTGACATGTCAAGAATCCTTTAGAGATAGAGGAGTGCCGCAAGGAACTTGAAC encodes the following:
- a CDS encoding 6-pyruvoyl trahydropterin synthase family protein, which translates into the protein MLIRKLFKFENAHIVRNCSSERCRSSIHGHSYRVEVLLEANALDHGQMVYDFGLMKGTIRDVVDAFDHAVCFWDKDDAEYIRLCKQFSTRWIAMPVSPSAEQFARMFFVIIDALLQQTVMANGEADVTLHSIIAHETDTGYAQAFRADAVNERMGIIRLEDVVFSEQCQAEWKDPDMYKKLLAGGRFSNPAVPRQVEI
- a CDS encoding glycosyl hydrolase family 18 protein, giving the protein MSQFSRFMLAAIPAAFVAAQAFSAPAWNAASSYTSGQTVSYAGKDWKAKWWTQGNVPGAEQWGPWELVAGGTPTPAPTPVPTPVPTPAPTPVPTPIPTPVPTPVPTPTPAPAGCFLAWSASTAYSGGQSVTYAGRNYKAQWWTQGDVPSSNVGAGKPWLDLGACGSTPTPTPVPTPVPTPVPTPVPTPVPTPVPTPVPTPVPTPVPTPVPTPVPTPVPTPVPTPVPTPVPTPAPSVACQPEGLVTEVANVPYCDVYDVNGREKLPNDMKRRSIGYFTSWRSAGPNAYLAADIPWNDVTHVNYAFAHVDANWKVSVGDTANPANSATGLTFADKNGNPKYALDPNLPYKGHFNMLQKNKKAGVKLLMSVGGWAETGGFFNEADGRTVSGGFYALTTDPATGAVRQDRIDIFAKSAAEFVTKYGFDGIDIDYEYPTSMSDAGNPEDWKIGNAKRGDLWKGYMALTKTLRAELDKAAAASGKYYMLTIASPSSGYLLRGMEAMQAVKYLDYVNMMTYDLHGAWNHFVGHNAPLYDTGKDNEIADAKIYSGGDAHYYNSQGYLNIDWAYKYFRTALAGGRINIGLPYYTRGSQNVAGGTNGLWGVSALADQKKCYLGTGGNLGPDALSAKAGAPCGLGAQGIDNLWFDKDAAGNEMFAGVNPLWHVNNLRDGLSAPYFTQYGHDQSRPEAKVRGTYQEHYDDVAKSSWLWNPTTKVFLSTENEQSFAAKVQYAIDQGAGGIMFWEMAGDYSKPSENGLGYYSMGSTLTKLAAAKLRSAAPYGTKAGDEKFVRPADLLDVSVDMVGYKPKGDDNYPLAIGLKLKNNSTVNLSGAKVSFNVAPSTPLIPSEVQYLKPSDPPAGNGVENLVDIYSGGTWTATTAGTKTGNVGGLPDGFHRLTYAMKESGWGVADFSAGKTITIGMRVFMPLTVPSDITITLPNGKVYGIKR